A single Abyssisolibacter fermentans DNA region contains:
- the cbiM gene encoding cobalt transporter CbiM, with product MHIPDGILSAPVCLAGYAVTSASVWYSLKKIKKQENYKGEIPKVSLVTAVFFVASLISVPIPPASVHLVLTGTLGILLGIYAMPAILVTLFLQAVMFHHGGLTTLGVNAVILGIPAVVCSILYRVLYNISGNKVVNKIISFMTGFLGVCLSILLFSLIIILFLPEGVDATAERNAVIALVIAHIPLMLIEGVFTVFLVEFLEKTKPEILGER from the coding sequence ATGCATATTCCTGATGGTATATTATCTGCACCTGTTTGTTTAGCTGGATATGCAGTAACTTCAGCGTCTGTATGGTACAGTTTAAAAAAAATAAAAAAGCAAGAAAATTATAAAGGTGAAATCCCCAAGGTCTCTCTTGTAACAGCAGTATTTTTTGTAGCATCTTTAATCAGTGTACCTATACCACCTGCAAGCGTGCATTTAGTACTAACAGGCACGCTTGGGATTTTACTTGGTATTTATGCAATGCCAGCAATTTTAGTAACATTATTTTTGCAGGCAGTTATGTTTCATCATGGAGGATTAACTACATTAGGTGTTAATGCTGTGATACTGGGTATTCCAGCAGTAGTTTGTAGTATTTTATATAGAGTATTATATAATATTAGTGGTAATAAAGTAGTTAATAAAATAATAAGTTTTATGACTGGATTTTTAGGAGTTTGCTTGAGTATTTTATTATTTTCACTAATCATAATATTATTTTTACCTGAAGGTGTTGATGCTACTGCAGAACGAAATGCAGTAATAGCATTAGTGATAGCACACATACCATTGATGCTTATAGAAGGTGTTTTTACAGTCTTTTTAGTAGAGTTTTTAGAAAAAACAAAACCTGAAATTTTGGGGGAAAGATAA
- the cbiQ gene encoding cobalt ECF transporter T component CbiQ, with amino-acid sequence MRNGVNNYLDINSPLHRWETRLKIITLAVLILCISILNSITLLSLLFLLSIILYKVSKLPVKMLLKRIIIPGIFVLVSCIFILLASNGDIVFKLWIFSITMNGIIEFFRIMLKFISIFTLITVLFETSKIMDLIKAMNTLGLSGILTDIMLFTFRYIFQLADNLYAMQTAMKLRGFKFNSVKDIKNIACLIGTLFVRSYEQSKRVYDAMILRGYRVQDNKNYKELRKIQKYDIYMTCAVSLAVLIVVGCEIIY; translated from the coding sequence ATGAGGAATGGTGTTAATAATTATTTAGATATAAATTCTCCATTACACAGATGGGAGACTCGATTAAAGATTATAACTTTAGCGGTATTGATTTTATGTATTTCGATTTTAAATAGTATAACTCTTTTAAGTTTATTATTTTTATTATCAATAATTTTATACAAAGTGTCAAAGCTACCTGTTAAAATGCTTCTAAAGAGAATTATTATTCCTGGAATTTTTGTATTAGTTTCATGTATATTTATATTATTAGCTTCAAATGGAGACATAGTTTTTAAATTATGGATTTTCTCAATTACAATGAATGGTATAATTGAATTTTTTAGAATTATGTTAAAATTTATTAGTATATTTACATTAATAACTGTATTATTTGAAACATCTAAAATCATGGATTTAATTAAAGCTATGAACACACTTGGGTTATCGGGTATATTAACAGATATTATGTTATTTACTTTTAGATATATATTTCAATTAGCTGATAATCTTTATGCTATGCAAACTGCAATGAAGCTTAGAGGATTTAAGTTTAATAGTGTTAAAGATATAAAAAACATAGCATGTTTAATAGGAACGCTGTTTGTTAGAAGCTATGAACAGTCAAAACGAGTTTATGATGCAATGATATTAAGAGGTTATAGAGTACAAGATAATAAGAATTATAAAGAGTTAAGGAAAATACAAAAATATGACATATATATGACCTGTGCTGTATCATTAGCAGTATTGATTGTTGTAGGATGTGAAATTATTTATTAA
- a CDS encoding energy-coupling factor ABC transporter ATP-binding protein, which yields MQENIELINVENVTFGYDIDNEIINDISFEVFKGDRIGLIGPNGVGKTTLFKLICGIDKPQKGKITICQRELKQGEFRPELGMIFQNTDDQLFCPTVYDDVSFGPRNMGMSNEEVDKNVNEAFEILNISYLKDKAPHHLSGGEKRLVSIAGILSMKSKIGIYDEPTSNLDIRYKKRLIKFLKSSHHEAIIVSSHDLEFILQVCNKIILFDEGKIIAIDSPETILADSELMNSHGLEKPYSLTYTCGYTKTSAQ from the coding sequence ATGCAAGAAAACATAGAATTAATAAATGTTGAAAATGTTACTTTTGGGTATGATATTGATAATGAGATAATAAACGATATTAGTTTTGAAGTATTTAAAGGGGATAGAATAGGCTTAATAGGTCCTAATGGTGTTGGTAAAACTACACTATTTAAGCTTATATGTGGAATTGACAAACCTCAAAAAGGCAAAATTACCATCTGTCAAAGAGAACTGAAGCAAGGAGAGTTTAGACCTGAGCTTGGTATGATATTTCAAAATACTGATGATCAGCTGTTTTGTCCTACAGTTTATGATGATGTAAGTTTTGGACCTAGGAATATGGGTATGTCAAATGAGGAAGTTGATAAAAACGTTAATGAAGCGTTTGAAATACTTAATATCAGTTATTTAAAGGATAAAGCGCCACATCATTTATCAGGAGGAGAAAAGCGTTTAGTTTCAATAGCAGGAATATTATCTATGAAGTCTAAAATTGGTATTTATGATGAACCAACTTCTAATTTGGATATAAGATATAAAAAAAGACTAATAAAATTTTTAAAATCTTCTCATCACGAAGCAATAATAGTATCTTCTCATGATTTAGAATTCATATTACAAGTATGTAATAAAATAATATTATTTGATGAAGGTAAAATTATTGCTATTGATAGTCCAGAGACTATACTTGCAGATAGCGAGTTAATGAATTCACATGGGTTAGAAAAACCTTATTCGCTTACTTACACATGTGGCTATACCAAAACATCTGCTCAATAA
- a CDS encoding superoxide dismutase has protein sequence MSNIEPITFNFDTVEGISLNQLNQHYKLYLGYVNKTNTIWNILSVEKNYENSNTTYSKMRSLKLGESYALNGVKLHELYFSNMTGESNKPHGDVLALISRDFGSLKNFYTRITDVALSMRGWVVVALDSMDKRLHVFGCDSHDMGSIWNAYPLLVLDVYEHAYMIDFGIDRKKYIEIFFNNINWTVVNQRLYMFNTFNLI, from the coding sequence ATGAGCAATATAGAACCTATAACCTTTAATTTTGATACTGTAGAAGGTATAAGTTTAAATCAGCTTAATCAGCACTATAAATTATACTTAGGTTATGTTAATAAAACTAATACAATATGGAATATATTAAGCGTAGAAAAAAATTATGAAAACTCTAATACTACTTATTCAAAAATGAGAAGCTTAAAATTAGGAGAAAGTTATGCATTAAATGGTGTAAAGCTTCATGAATTATACTTTTCTAATATGACAGGTGAAAGCAATAAGCCTCATGGAGATGTTTTAGCACTTATAAGCAGGGATTTCGGCTCACTAAAAAATTTCTATACCAGAATAACGGATGTAGCGCTATCTATGAGAGGATGGGTAGTAGTAGCATTAGATTCCATGGATAAAAGACTACATGTGTTTGGATGTGATTCTCACGATATGGGTAGTATATGGAATGCCTATCCATTATTAGTTTTAGATGTTTATGAACATGCTTACATGATTGACTTTGGAATAGATAGAAAAAAATATATCGAGATTTTTTTCAATAATATAAATTGGACAGTTGTGAATCAGAGACTATATATGTTTAACACATTTAATTTAATTTAG
- the glnA gene encoding type I glutamate--ammonia ligase, protein MNRNYTKETVIEKARELDVQFIHLQFTDISGVMKNISITIEQLEKALNNEIMFDGSSIDGFVRIEESDMYLRPDPTTFVVFPWSTQAAEARLICDVYNTDGTPFEGCPRNTLRKILKEAEDMGYAMNVGPECEFFLFHTDERGKPSLETHDNAAYFDLAPVDLGGSARKDMILTLKEMGFEIEASHHECAPGQHEIDFKYDNALRAADNIMTFKMVVRIIAQRHGLHATFMPKPVHGIAGSGMHINMSLADLNGKNAFYDKDNDLGLSKDAYHYLAGVLDHAKGLAAITNPTINSYKRLVPGFEAPVHIAWSASNRSPLVRVPAKKGQSTRIELRNPDPSANPYLALAVVLKAGIDGIKKELTPPEPINSNIYDMDKGERRENGIDSLPVNLYEAVKDLKKDEVIKEALGNHIYKKYVDIAKYEWAEYSKFVSKWELDRYLKKF, encoded by the coding sequence ATGAATAGAAACTACACTAAAGAAACAGTAATTGAGAAAGCAAGAGAATTAGATGTTCAATTTATTCATTTACAATTTACAGACATATCAGGAGTTATGAAAAACATATCTATTACAATCGAACAGTTAGAAAAAGCTTTAAATAATGAAATAATGTTTGATGGTTCTTCTATAGATGGATTTGTTAGAATTGAGGAATCAGATATGTATCTTAGACCAGATCCAACAACTTTTGTGGTTTTCCCTTGGTCTACACAAGCGGCAGAAGCAAGACTTATTTGTGATGTGTATAATACAGATGGTACTCCTTTTGAAGGATGTCCTAGAAATACACTTAGAAAAATATTAAAAGAAGCTGAAGATATGGGATATGCTATGAATGTAGGACCAGAATGTGAATTTTTCTTATTCCACACTGATGAAAGAGGCAAACCATCATTAGAAACACATGATAATGCTGCATATTTTGATTTGGCTCCAGTTGATTTAGGTGGCAGTGCTAGAAAAGACATGATTTTAACTTTAAAGGAAATGGGTTTTGAAATAGAAGCTTCACATCATGAATGTGCTCCAGGACAACATGAAATAGATTTTAAATATGACAATGCCCTAAGAGCTGCTGATAATATAATGACATTTAAGATGGTTGTTAGAATTATAGCTCAAAGACATGGCTTACATGCTACATTTATGCCAAAGCCTGTTCATGGTATAGCAGGTTCAGGGATGCATATTAATATGTCATTAGCTGATTTAAATGGAAAGAATGCATTTTATGATAAAGATAATGATTTAGGATTATCTAAAGATGCTTATCATTATTTAGCAGGAGTACTTGATCATGCAAAAGGTTTAGCTGCTATAACTAATCCAACAATTAATTCTTATAAAAGACTAGTACCTGGTTTTGAAGCACCTGTACACATAGCATGGTCTGCTAGTAATAGAAGCCCATTAGTTAGAGTACCTGCTAAAAAAGGTCAGTCTACAAGAATAGAACTAAGAAATCCTGATCCATCGGCTAATCCATATTTAGCTTTAGCAGTAGTTTTAAAGGCTGGGATTGATGGGATTAAAAAAGAACTTACTCCACCAGAACCTATAAATAGTAATATTTATGATATGGATAAAGGAGAAAGAAGAGAAAATGGAATTGACAGCTTGCCTGTTAATTTATATGAAGCTGTAAAGGATCTTAAAAAGGATGAGGTTATTAAAGAAGCTTTAGGAAATCATATATACAAGAAATATGTTGATATAGCTAAATATGAATGGGCTGAGTATTCGAAATTTGTTTCAAAATGGGAACTAGATAGATATTTGAAGAAATTCTAA
- a CDS encoding ANTAR domain-containing response regulator: protein MENYIIVVGDSNEKHRLSIVQLLNKKGYKVYEASDGGGVLRLARAIRPKLIILDVNIWGMNAFDVARIVESDNLSTIVFMTDKRDKYFYEKLKKYKLFAYLSKPINPYQINHLIEFVIMNSNKMNSLYEKVEKLESTLSARKKIDKAKGLLMQKMNFTEDEAFKFLRKRSMDMCISMEKVAIDIIKKY, encoded by the coding sequence TTGGAAAACTACATAATTGTAGTAGGAGACAGCAACGAAAAACATAGATTGTCTATAGTACAACTGTTAAATAAAAAAGGATATAAGGTATATGAGGCAAGTGATGGTGGTGGGGTGTTGAGGCTTGCCAGAGCTATTAGACCAAAGTTAATCATATTAGATGTAAATATATGGGGAATGAATGCTTTTGATGTAGCACGGATTGTAGAGAGTGACAATCTTTCAACTATTGTATTTATGACTGACAAAAGGGATAAGTATTTTTATGAGAAACTAAAAAAATACAAACTATTTGCATATTTGAGTAAACCTATCAACCCTTACCAAATAAATCATCTAATAGAATTTGTTATTATGAACTCTAATAAGATGAATAGTCTTTATGAAAAAGTGGAAAAACTTGAGAGTACTTTATCTGCAAGAAAAAAAATTGACAAGGCTAAAGGTCTTTTAATGCAAAAAATGAATTTTACTGAAGATGAAGCTTTTAAATTTTTGAGGAAACGAAGTATGGATATGTGCATATCTATGGAAAAAGTTGCGATAGATATTATAAAAAAATATTGA
- a CDS encoding DUF134 domain-containing protein, whose translation MARPIKWRKIEYMPKYNYFKPGNIPACELEENILKIEEYEAIRLKDLEGLDQEACAQKMNVSRQTFQRIYGFAKKKVADSLINGKAILIKGGNYTKNICMFRCLACDHTWEIRVEDIEDIEEIKNINIKCPECESREIKCESKTKQNYCRKRCQNRRGKNIE comes from the coding sequence ATGGCTAGACCGATTAAATGGAGAAAGATTGAATATATGCCTAAATATAATTATTTTAAACCTGGTAATATACCTGCATGTGAATTAGAAGAAAATATTCTCAAAATAGAAGAGTATGAAGCAATAAGATTAAAAGATTTAGAGGGATTAGATCAAGAAGCATGTGCACAAAAGATGAATGTTTCCAGACAAACTTTTCAAAGAATATATGGCTTTGCTAAGAAAAAGGTTGCTGATAGTTTAATAAATGGAAAAGCGATTCTTATAAAAGGTGGAAATTATACTAAAAATATATGTATGTTTCGTTGTTTAGCTTGTGATCATACTTGGGAAATTAGAGTTGAAGATATAGAAGATATAGAAGAAATAAAGAATATAAATATTAAATGTCCAGAATGTGAATCACGCGAAATTAAATGTGAATCAAAAACTAAACAAAATTATTGCAGAAAGAGATGTCAAAATAGAAGAGGAAAAAATATAGAATAA
- a CDS encoding DUF5320 domain-containing protein, producing the protein MPGRDGTGPCGEGSLTGRGLGICEAKEGDIKDLRGLGRGLGFGCRRRPRRFSRATYIQKDKEE; encoded by the coding sequence ATGCCAGGAAGAGATGGAACTGGTCCATGTGGAGAAGGTAGTTTAACAGGTAGAGGATTAGGTATTTGTGAAGCAAAAGAAGGCGATATAAAGGACTTAAGAGGTTTAGGTAGAGGTTTAGGATTTGGATGCCGTAGAAGACCTAGAAGGTTTTCTAGAGCTACTTATATTCAAAAAGATAAAGAAGAATAA